The DNA sequence ATAGcatctcttttttaaatcaatttttcacaGACCATCTGCAGTTGTTTATAATTGCTCATACATATAATACGTTTACACTTCTGTTTAACTTTCTATCATTTAtcacaaaatataaatcattttgaactgcagaattattttttgtaaaatattatgtCACTGAACAGCACTTTATAAAAATTGTCTATTTTGAAAAGATACAAAAGTCAGTTGTGTTTCAAATTTGTATTCATGCAGATGACAGTTGATATTCATTCAATGTAAAGCTAATGTAATGCCACCTTAAATCACTGACAGTTGCATATTGCTGAAGGAGTACATAATGGATATTGTAGACATCAGATGTTCATGAAAACCCTTCGACATAAACTATAACATTTCAGCAAAATCTTCCTTTTTATGTCTGAGGCAGTTTTCTAGCCTGATAAACTGCCCATAATTGaatgataaattaatattataatgatatatatgtatttgaatCTTTTGGGTCAGTGTCTTGACCTGCTCttctaaaaatgtgttcaggacACAAATTCAGTGCAATTGCCATGAATTTCATAGCCTTCACACATTCATCTAACCAGATCCAAATCATGAAAATCATTAACAGATACTTTTGCCAAAAATATGTGCATAGCTTAGATTGCTCATTgactaaacaaaaatatatatgtccatttcaaaattttaatcttttataccagaaacaaaaatgagagACTTTGTCAGTCTATATtaataagaaattaaattatgtcTTATGCAAATTTTCATTCTGTTTAGGCTATTCTGCAATCACCTatactttcatattttatatgtgaATACCCATcatgaataacatttttcaattttcatatTACACTGGATGTTGGTATGTAATGTGTTGGCTTCAGTTTCAGTTTACATTTGCTTTACTGCtgctttgaaattttttttaaaaaattatttttagcttgttgatgaaaaagttatttaccCATGAATGTGAGAGAATctggaatatgaatatgagagTTTATTATTGAAGATATTTGTTTGCTTCACAGACAATGGAGGGAATAGTTAATAGTAGAAATGAGACTGAAGATGGTGACTTCAAATGATAACTTGATATCATGTTCTTTGCAAAATTATCATGTAATCGCAACACCACAAAGAAACAGGTTGggatttcaaattttattaacataaaaaattattacacaagcattaattacaaaaaccaaaatggaCATTGTTGGAATCAACATCAAATTATTTGTTTACTCCAGAAAACTTTTAGAGCACATAACATTGCACATTTCAAGAGTCTTTAGGCATTTATGCTCCTTGCTGGTGATTCTGTGCCTCTTCTGTGCTGCCCTCTGCCTGTGAGCTCTGGAACTGCAGGGTCTTCTCACCGGGGCTGCAGTCGATGGGCACCACTCTCTCGGCCCCCTCAGCCAGCGCCTCCGTTGGCGCCTGTATCCGGAGCTGCCCGTCCGACAGGGAGCACGTCACCGCATTGGGGTTCACACCTTCAGGCAGATCAAACTCCTGTCTGAACTCCTGCCTTTTATAAGAGTAGGAGCCCTTTCCATCGTCCTGCTTCTTCTCCGTCTTCCCACACACCTGTAGCTTCCTTCCCACCTGCTTGACAGTCAGGTCCTCTGGTGAGAAGTCCTTAGTGTCCAGTGTGAGGGCAAAGTGATCCCCGTCCTTCTCCAGCTTGTATGAAACTGGCTGGCTGGTCTGAGAGGCTGGGACTTGATACATCTCCTCAAAGATCCTGTGCTGAAGTCTGTCCAGCATGTTCAGACTGTTCCTCATCTCCTGCATGTGTCTCAGCAGCATCTCCTCCTGGAAGAAGAGAGGTTGTGTCAGTGGCCAGAGACTGCGTAGGGGCCAGTGGAAATCCATCAGGTGGCCAAAAGAAGGCTGGAATAC is a window from the Anguilla rostrata isolate EN2019 chromosome 14, ASM1855537v3, whole genome shotgun sequence genome containing:
- the LOC135239839 gene encoding heat shock protein beta-11-like, whose amino-acid sequence is MLRQKLSEQTLRTRQLTAKRNNADFSVKMMCSRVFQPSFGHLMDFHWPLRSLWPLTQPLFFQEEMLLRHMQEMRNSLNMLDRLQHRIFEEMYQVPASQTSQPVSYKLEKDGDHFALTLDTKDFSPEDLTVKQVGRKLQVCGKTEKKQDDGKGSYSYKRQEFRQEFDLPEGVNPNAVTCSLSDGQLRIQAPTEALAEGAERVVPIDCSPGEKTLQFQSSQAEGSTEEAQNHQQGA